In Aliarcobacter faecis, a genomic segment contains:
- a CDS encoding ABC transporter ATP-binding protein codes for MIKLNINKELHGSIGKMLLDINLTLNSGEFVALSGVSGSGKTTILRILAGLEEANGEIIVDNEIWLDKNYSKPIQKRDIGFVFQDYALFPNLSVIDNLLYVKKDKELAKYLLSMTDMYELRNRYPNSLSGGQKQRVSLCRALMKRPKILLMDEPLSALDPLMRAKLQTEILTLHKEFNTTTIMVSHDPSEMYRLGSRVLVINSGKVIDDGLPKDILLKTQGSQKFSFEGELLEIIKVDVINIAIVAIGQQIVEVIISNEETKFLEIGQKVNVSTKAFTPIIRGV; via the coding sequence ATGATAAAATTAAATATAAATAAAGAGCTTCATGGAAGTATTGGAAAAATGCTTTTAGATATAAATCTAACTTTAAATAGCGGAGAGTTTGTAGCATTAAGTGGTGTTAGTGGAAGTGGGAAAACTACTATTTTAAGAATACTTGCTGGACTTGAAGAGGCTAATGGAGAGATTATTGTAGATAATGAAATTTGGTTAGATAAAAACTACTCAAAACCTATTCAAAAAAGAGATATTGGTTTTGTTTTTCAAGATTATGCCCTATTTCCAAATTTAAGTGTAATTGACAATCTACTTTATGTAAAGAAAGATAAAGAGTTAGCAAAATATCTCTTAAGTATGACAGATATGTATGAGTTAAGAAATAGATATCCAAACTCTTTAAGTGGTGGACAAAAACAAAGAGTTAGTCTTTGTAGAGCTTTAATGAAAAGACCAAAAATACTTCTTATGGATGAACCGCTCTCAGCACTTGATCCTCTCATGAGAGCAAAACTTCAAACTGAGATATTAACTCTACATAAAGAGTTTAATACAACTACAATTATGGTAAGTCATGATCCTAGTGAGATGTATCGACTTGGGTCAAGAGTTTTAGTTATTAATAGTGGTAAGGTTATTGATGATGGTTTACCAAAAGATATTCTTCTAAAAACTCAAGGTAGCCAAAAATTTAGTTTTGAAGGTGAACTTTTAGAGATTATAAAAGTTGATGTTATAAACATAGCTATTGTTGCTATTGGGCAACAAATTGTTGAAGTTATAATAAGTAATGAAGAAACAAAATTTTTAGAGATTGGGCAAAAAGTAAATGTAAGTACAAAAGCATTTACTCCTATAATAAGAGGAGTATAA
- a CDS encoding TOBE domain-containing protein, with the protein MIARVKDIQTLDSLNIVKFEFNNMIFKMMSLDLNSDVKVGKYVELLVKPTNIIISKKFIDDISLSNQALAKITDIRNGELLSSISLQIADTNLESIITKESSIKLDLKKDNEVNILIKASDLSILRVLND; encoded by the coding sequence ATGATTGCAAGAGTAAAAGATATTCAAACTTTAGATAGTTTAAATATCGTAAAATTTGAGTTTAATAATATGATTTTTAAAATGATGAGTTTAGATTTAAACTCTGATGTAAAAGTTGGAAAATATGTTGAACTTTTAGTAAAGCCAACAAATATAATAATCTCAAAAAAATTTATAGATGATATTAGTCTATCAAATCAAGCTCTTGCAAAAATAACTGATATAAGAAATGGAGAACTACTTAGTTCAATCTCTTTACAAATAGCAGATACAAACTTAGAAAGTATCATCACAAAAGAGTCTTCAATAAAACTAGATTTAAAAAAAGATAATGAAGTAAATATTTTGATAAAAGCTAGTGATTTATCTATTCTAAGGGTTTTAAATGATTGA
- a CDS encoding class I SAM-dependent methyltransferase, whose amino-acid sequence MALKNTNLDKLDFAKLYKKQMKNSTFKGKSSGDWDKKAQYFSQNVINSPYTKEFISKVDIKDCETLLDVGSGPATISLALADKLKNVYALDYSSEMLNYAKQNAKEKNIENLTTIHKSWYDNWEDVPNADIVVASRSMEVKNIKKALKKLNEKANKRVYLTTKVGGSFVDRDILAQIKREIIPRPDYIYLVNTLHGMGIFAKVDFIKTKNSKFDTPNVDEFIQSLKWSLGKMSKKEEKILREYFNTTYKNKKIKEFLIWAFISWEVEK is encoded by the coding sequence ATGGCATTAAAGAATACAAATTTGGACAAATTAGATTTTGCAAAACTATATAAAAAACAGATGAAAAACTCTACTTTCAAGGGTAAAAGTAGTGGAGATTGGGATAAAAAAGCCCAATATTTTAGTCAAAATGTTATAAACAGCCCATATACAAAAGAGTTTATAAGTAAGGTTGATATAAAAGATTGTGAAACTCTACTTGATGTTGGAAGTGGTCCAGCAACAATTTCACTAGCACTTGCTGATAAATTAAAAAATGTTTATGCACTTGATTATTCAAGTGAAATGTTAAATTATGCAAAACAAAATGCAAAAGAGAAAAATATTGAAAATCTTACAACTATTCATAAATCTTGGTATGATAATTGGGAAGATGTTCCAAATGCTGATATTGTTGTAGCTAGTAGGTCAATGGAAGTAAAAAATATAAAAAAAGCTTTAAAAAAATTAAATGAAAAAGCAAATAAAAGAGTATATCTTACTACAAAAGTTGGTGGAAGTTTTGTAGATAGAGATATTCTGGCTCAAATAAAAAGAGAGATTATTCCAAGACCTGATTATATATATCTAGTAAATACTCTACATGGTATGGGAATTTTTGCAAAGGTTGATTTTATAAAAACAAAAAATTCAAAATTTGATACTCCTAATGTTGATGAATTTATCCAAAGCCTAAAATGGAGTTTAGGAAAAATGTCTAAAAAAGAGGAAAAAATTTTAAGAGAGTATTTTAATACAACTTATAAAAATAAGAAGATAAAAGAGTTCCTAATTTGGGCATTTATATCATGGGAAGTTGAAAAATGA
- a CDS encoding molybdopterin-binding protein, with translation MRKVLLVLIFTFSLFANENYKISTQIEVSGLVENILKLDVKELEKMSYFKSGSTPVVCMSGETKDNVESYEGVLLKDIIDKAIIKSRE, from the coding sequence ATGAGAAAAGTATTATTAGTTTTAATATTTACATTTAGCCTATTTGCAAATGAAAATTATAAGATATCAACACAAATTGAAGTTTCTGGTTTAGTAGAAAATATACTAAAATTAGATGTAAAAGAGCTTGAAAAAATGAGTTATTTTAAAAGTGGCTCAACTCCTGTTGTTTGTATGAGTGGCGAGACAAAAGACAATGTAGAAAGCTATGAAGGTGTTTTATTAAAAGATATTATTGATAAGGCTATTATAAAAAGCAGAGAGTAA
- the modB gene encoding molybdate ABC transporter permease subunit, with translation MIDYLLNVDYAPFILSFKLAFITTLILFIICMPLAWYLSQTKSKSKPFLEALSTMPLVVPPTVLGFYLLWGLSHNSPIGQFFQDYFGIKLVFNFYGIIIASCIYSFPFMVQPLQSGFESLNKNMIEASYISGKSKFKTVLLVALPNIKPSLLTALIITFAHTVGEFGVVLMIGGSIPNETRVAAIAIYEFVEVLDYKNAHIYSLIMIIISFLTLLAVYIFNGNQKKDRFI, from the coding sequence ATGATTGATTATTTATTAAATGTAGACTATGCACCATTTATTTTATCGTTTAAATTAGCATTTATTACAACTTTGATTTTGTTTATTATATGTATGCCACTTGCTTGGTATTTATCTCAAACAAAGTCAAAATCTAAGCCATTTTTAGAAGCCCTTTCAACTATGCCATTAGTTGTTCCACCAACAGTTTTAGGATTTTATCTTCTTTGGGGCTTATCTCATAACTCTCCAATTGGTCAATTTTTTCAAGACTATTTTGGAATAAAACTAGTATTTAATTTTTATGGAATAATTATCGCTAGTTGTATTTATAGTTTTCCTTTTATGGTACAACCTCTTCAAAGTGGATTTGAAAGTTTAAATAAAAATATGATTGAAGCTAGTTATATTAGTGGAAAAAGTAAATTTAAAACAGTTTTATTAGTTGCACTACCAAATATAAAACCTTCACTATTAACTGCACTTATCATAACTTTTGCACATACTGTTGGAGAGTTTGGAGTTGTTTTAATGATTGGAGGAAGTATTCCAAATGAGACAAGAGTTGCGGCCATTGCTATATATGAATTTGTTGAAGTATTAGACTATAAAAATGCTCATATTTATAGTTTAATTATGATTATTATAAGTTTTTTAACTCTACTAGCAGTTTATATTTTTAATGGTAATCAAAAGAAAGATAGGTTTATATAG
- a CDS encoding TOBE domain-containing protein, whose translation MSISSNLTLELLNQPFLLEKRIELLMAIKKTGSINKAAKEVPMSYKTAWETVEAMNNLSNTPIVLRETGGAGGGGTTLTKYGENLLTTYFLLKEEQRKFIENLNRITDLNTGSLKTIRRLSMQISARNQIVGIVENISLGAVNAEVQIKLKSGNRLVSIITNSSIENLGLTIDDEVVAVIKSSNVLLSTESNLKLSARNSLKGTIEEISLGAVNAEVVINIGNEDKVVAIVTANSIKNMDLQIGTKVDAIIKASDIMIGK comes from the coding sequence ATGTCAATATCATCAAATTTGACTTTAGAGCTTTTAAATCAACCTTTTTTACTTGAAAAAAGAATTGAATTACTTATGGCTATCAAAAAAACTGGTTCTATAAATAAAGCAGCAAAAGAAGTTCCTATGAGCTATAAAACTGCTTGGGAGACTGTTGAAGCTATGAATAATTTATCAAATACACCAATAGTTTTAAGAGAAACTGGTGGTGCGGGGGGCGGAGGAACAACCCTTACAAAATATGGAGAGAACCTTTTAACAACATATTTTTTGTTAAAAGAGGAGCAAAGAAAGTTTATTGAAAATCTAAATCGAATTACTGATTTGAATACAGGATCTTTAAAAACTATAAGGAGATTATCAATGCAAATTAGTGCAAGAAACCAAATAGTTGGTATAGTTGAAAATATTTCATTAGGAGCAGTTAATGCTGAAGTTCAAATAAAACTAAAAAGTGGAAATAGATTAGTTTCTATTATCACAAATAGTTCTATCGAGAATCTTGGCTTAACTATTGATGATGAAGTTGTTGCTGTTATTAAATCTAGTAATGTTTTATTATCTACTGAAAGTAACTTAAAACTTAGCGCAAGAAATAGTTTAAAAGGTACTATTGAAGAGATAAGTTTAGGAGCAGTTAATGCTGAAGTTGTAATAAATATTGGAAATGAGGATAAAGTTGTTGCGATTGTAACTGCAAACTCTATAAAAAATATGGATTTACAAATTGGAACAAAAGTTGATGCAATTATCAAGGCATCTGATATTATGATAGGAAAATAA
- the modA gene encoding molybdate ABC transporter substrate-binding protein, translating to MKKIILGLAFLCSTIFAGTINVAVAANVSYAINNLIAEFNKTNPDTKVEVVLGSSGKFTTQIQNGAPFDIFMSADMKFPETLEKENLTATKPVIYAQGSLAMLSAKQLDFSKGIKLIAEDSISKIAVANPKTAPYGTAALEAMKNANILDKVENKFVYAESISQAVTYAMTAADVGFIAKSSLYDEKMSQYKENVNWVSVDPKLYTPIDQGIVILSKAKDNAEAKAFYDFILGEKAKKIFIDFGYLVK from the coding sequence ATGAAAAAAATTATTTTAGGATTAGCATTTTTATGTTCAACTATTTTTGCTGGAACAATTAATGTAGCAGTTGCTGCAAATGTTAGTTATGCAATTAATAATTTAATCGCTGAGTTCAATAAAACAAACCCAGATACAAAAGTAGAAGTAGTTCTTGGAAGTAGTGGAAAATTCACAACTCAAATTCAAAATGGAGCACCATTTGATATCTTTATGAGTGCTGATATGAAATTCCCAGAAACTTTAGAAAAAGAGAATTTAACTGCTACAAAACCAGTTATTTATGCTCAAGGAAGTTTAGCAATGTTAAGTGCAAAACAATTAGATTTCTCTAAAGGAATTAAATTAATAGCTGAAGATTCTATCTCAAAAATTGCTGTTGCAAATCCAAAAACAGCACCTTATGGAACTGCTGCTCTTGAAGCTATGAAAAATGCAAACATTTTAGATAAAGTAGAAAATAAATTTGTTTATGCTGAATCTATCTCTCAAGCAGTAACTTATGCTATGACAGCTGCTGATGTTGGGTTTATTGCAAAATCATCTTTATATGATGAAAAAATGTCTCAATACAAAGAGAATGTAAACTGGGTAAGTGTTGATCCAAAATTATATACTCCTATTGACCAAGGAATTGTTATTTTAAGTAAAGCAAAAGATAATGCTGAAGCAAAAGCTTTCTATGATTTTATTTTAGGTGAAAAAGCTAAAAAAATCTTTATTGATTTTGGTTATTTAGTAAAATAA
- a CDS encoding YqaA family protein: MAYLILFISAFLSATLLPLGSEALLIYNIKEGYNIYLLLLIATLGNSLGSVLNYYLGLKGEEYLVNKKFIKEKYINLSKNYFDKYGAICILLAWLPIIGDPITFVAGVLRYNFKIFVILVVISKLSRYLFIALII, encoded by the coding sequence ATGGCATATTTAATACTTTTTATATCTGCATTTTTATCAGCAACACTACTTCCACTAGGAAGTGAAGCTTTGCTTATTTATAATATTAAAGAGGGATATAATATTTATCTTCTTCTGCTTATTGCAACTTTAGGGAATAGTCTTGGTTCAGTTTTAAACTACTATCTAGGATTAAAAGGTGAAGAGTATTTAGTAAATAAAAAATTTATCAAAGAGAAATATATAAATTTGTCAAAAAACTATTTTGATAAATATGGAGCTATTTGTATACTTTTAGCTTGGTTACCAATAATTGGAGATCCTATTACATTTGTAGCTGGAGTTTTAAGATATAATTTTAAAATATTTGTTATTTTAGTAGTAATATCAAAGCTATCAAGATATCTTTTTATAGCTTTGATAATTTAG